From the genome of Corallococcus macrosporus DSM 14697:
CTCCATCTCCGCGGACCGGATGGCGCGGATGATCAACGACCTGCTGGACTTCACGCGCACCCGGCTGGGCGGCGGCTACGCGCTGACGCGCGCCCGGGTGAACCTGCACGACGTCTTGCGGCAGGTGGTGGAGGAGCTGGAGGTGGCGCACCCGATGCGCCGCTTCGAGCTGGTCATGTCCGGCAATGGCTGGGGGGAGTGGGACGCGGACCGCATCGCGCAGGCGGCCTCCAACCTGGTGGGCAACGCCGTGCAGTACTCGCCCGAGGACACGCCCGTCTGCGTGTCCGTGCGCGACGAGGACGGCGGCGTCCGGCTGGAGGTGCACAACTGGGGGCTGCCCATCCCCTCGGAGCGGCTGCCCCACATCTTCGACCCCTTCGTGCGCGCCCAGGACATGCGCAGCGCGCAGCGCAACGGGCTGGGGCTGGGGCTCTACATCACCCACGAAATCGTGCGGGCCCACGGCGGCCTGCTGCAGGTGACGTCCACGACGGACGAGGGCACGCGCTTCTGGCTGTACCTGCCGCGCTTCGAGGCGGCTGCGGCGCGCTAGCCGCCCGCCTGCTGCATGGGCGGGCGTCCTGGAGACAGGCTCCCGAGGGAGCGGCGCCGCGAGCGGCGGGACGACCCATCTTGATGGGGTGAAGCCAACGCGGCCGCGCCCGCCTTTCGTGGCGCGCGGCCCCAGCAAGCGAGGGGTCAGCTCATGGAAATCCTTGGCGCCGCCATCCTGGGAGTCGTCATCTTCGCCGTCCTCATCATGGCCGTGATTCTGGGCGGCGCGTTCGGCAACAAACAGGCGCGCAACCTGCGAGAGATTACCGAGCGCGAGCAGGCCGCTGGACTGACGGGGGACGTCACCATGAACGACGGCGGGCTGGGCGGCTCGTCGGACCGGACGGTGCGCGCGTAGCGCGAACGCCGGTCGGCTCAGGCCAGGACGTCCACTGGGAAGTGGGCGGCCACCAGGACCTCGAGCTGCCCGCGCACCGCCGGCGCCAGGCGCAGGTGTCCCAGCCAGCGCAGGTGCTCGGGCCGCAGGTGCGCGAGCATCCGGGCCACCTGGCGGCGGTGGTGCTCCGGCGGGGCCTCGCGGAAGTAGCTGGAGGACTGCCGGGAGAAGAACGACAGCGCGCCCGCGGTGCGCAGCAGCGACACGTCCCGTTCGCTGCCCGGGCGCTCGCCGCGCGTCACCAGCTCCCGGACGCGCCGGCAGGTCGCGTCGTCCGCGCCCGCCTCCTCCAGCAACCGCACCGCGCGGTCCGCGCCGCGCGCCGGCTGGACGCGGTCGAAGGCCCGGAGCGGCAGCGGCCCGTGGGCGGGCTGCTCCACGTCATGGAAGAGGGCCGCGGCCTGCGGCGGGAGGTCCACCTCTGGACGCAGGCGCAGCGTCCATTGCCAGGCGTCCACCGCGCGGTGGAACTCCGCTCGCACCTGGGGTTGCTTCAAGTCGTGCAGGGAGCGGTGGCGCGCCAGCAGCCGGTTGAAGAGCGGCGTGGCGGAGGCCGCGTTGCGGCGCCCCACCAGACACTGGTAGCGGGTGAGGATTTCGAGCGCGGCCACGACGAGCGCCTCGCGGCTGGCGCCTTCCAGGTGGAGGGCCAACCATTCGGTGCGCTCCCCCGCATCGAAGACGCGCGCGTCCCAGGCGACGGGGTCGAAGGCCGGCGCGTTCCATTCGGACACATCCAGCCGGAGGACGTGCGCGCCACGTCCGGCGGACAGCGGCGCGAGCTGCACGGTGGGGAACGCCTGCTGCACCAGCGGCCAGCCATGTCCGGCGGCGGGGCCCTCGGCGCGGAAGTCGGAGAGCAGGAGCTGACGGAGCATGGGGTGCCTCCCTTCAGGCGGAGGAGTCGCCCGTGCAGGTTGGGCCCCAAGCTGGCGTCAGGTGCCTCGCGTGCCTACTCCCTCCAGGAGTCCCGGCTCCGCGTGGGCGGGTCAACGAAAGGCTCCAGCGGCGGCGGGCGCTCCTCGTCCCGTGGAGGCGCGCGCCGCCGGAGCCCGTGTGCCTGCTCGCCCGGACTAGGGCCGGCCCGGGTCCGCGGGCTGGTTGTAGGCGTAGGCGCTGGCGCCCGGCGCCCGGTCCTCGTGGAAGAGGGGGCACTTGGCGCAGGTGAAGCTATCCCAGTCCTTCTTCACGGCCACGTCGATGCAGCCGCCGTAGAAGCGGCAGTGCACGTTGCGGTGCTCGTCGATGGAGAAGGACTCGGCCCGCAGCGGAAGGCGGAACTCGGTGGGTCGTGGCTGTGGACAGGACATGGTGCCTCTCTTGCCCCCCTCATGGGACGTGTCACTCCACTACCTGCCGTTGCGCCGCGTCATTCCCGGCGCGTCCGGGGCCACCCGCGCCGTGCGTCGCACGGGCCTCATGGGGGCCAGCAGGAAGGGTGTGTACCCTGTAACGGGGAGGGGGCCCGGCGCGCATCCGTCCGGGCGCGTCCGGAGCGGGGTGGGGCGCGCCGCCCGGAGGGCGGGCGGGCGCTCATCCACCTGGGGGACGGCTCACACCTGCAGCGACTTCTCGACCTCGGACAGCTTGTAGCGGGCCATGGCCAGGTTGGCGCTGGAGCGGTGCAGGGCCACGTACAGGAACAGGCCCTCCTTGCCCGCCAGCGGACGGATGAGGTGGTACTGCTCGCCCAGCGTGATGAGGATGTCCTCGATGCGGTCCTTGATGCCCAGCATCGTCATGGCCTTCATCTTGGAACGCACGACCTCGGTGTTGGCCGCGGCCGCCGTTTCAATGTTGAACGCCGGGCTGCCGCCAATGCTGCCCAGGCACATGCCGCTCTTCGAGTCCGCCAGACAGGCCGCGAAGGCCCCTTCAATCTTCAGCGTCTCTTCCAGGGACTGCTTCACGTTCGCCATGACTTCGCTTTCGACCAGGGGGTGGGTGGGAGGCTTCGCGGCGGTGGAGATCAGCTCATCCAGGCCGTACGTCAATTGACTGGAATAGGTGCGCGGCTGGGGAACGAACATGGCCTGGGCGTCCGTCAACGACAGCAAGGCCTCCAGCTGCTCCGACATGTGGCGGCGCAGCAGGTCCCGCATCGTGTCCCGGGGCACCAGCCCCCACGCCACCAGCGTCTCGCAGAAGTTGCCGCCGCTCTGCCGGCACTCCGCCACGACCTGCTCCACGTCCTCGCGGCTGACCACCTGCTCCCGGATGAGCACCGACGAGAAGTTGAGCGCGCCAGGCCCGTTCAGGACCGCCCAGGCCACCTTCCGCGCCACCACGAAGATGCGCCCGGAGACGGTGGTGGACCGGACGACCACCTCCCCACCGAGTTTGCTCTCCAGGGCCTCGTGGAGCACGGTCCGTACGACCTGGCGGGGCGCAGAAGTCTGGGGTCGGAGTGCGGGTTCCATGAGGGCGGGTCCAGAGTGCTCCAGGAGGCAATGCGACGCGGAGGCGATGGATGGGTTGAATATATACAGTCGGGATGCATCATCGCAACTGCACTGTAAAATATCAGGGTTCCCAGTGGGGTGGGGCTATATAGACTCATTCTGGGCTATTGCAACCCAGGTCGCAAGAATCCACGCCTGTTGAAAAGCCCACAGCGCAATCCCTGTCACGCGGAGTGGGGGTTGTCAGGGAGGACAGGGATTGAGTCCGCCGCGCGCGTCTTGCGGATGCGCCCCGGTGTCCGGTGAGTGCCCGGAAGGTGGCCTGCCGAGACGACGTCCTGAGTCTTCACCCGGTGGAGGCTTTCCTCGAAGATGCGGGTGTGAACGCGTCCGTCCGAGGCCCTTGTCCCGCTCCCGCTTCCTCTCGTCGTTGGCTGGGGGCGCTGGCCCTGGCCCTGGCGCTCGCCCTGACGGGGTGCTCCGCCTTCTCCCGCGCGGTGAAGGAGGGAGACCTGGCCAGCCAGGAGCAGCAGTGGGCGGAGGCGGAGGCGGCGTACCTGCGCGCGCTGGCCGCCGACCCGGAGGCCTCCGAGGTCAAGGTGAAGCTGGGCAAGGTGCGCCAGGCCTGGAGCGAGGTGGTGCTGGCGGAGGCGCGCTCCGTGCATTCCACGGGGGAGTTGGATGCGGCGATGAAGCTGCTGGTGCGCGCGTTGGAGCTCAACGCGGACAACGTGTCGGCGCGCGAGCTGCTGAGCGAGGTGTTGAATGCGCGGGTGGCCAAGGGCCACGCGGCCTTGAAGGCCGAGCGGCTCCAGGACGCGCGCGCCGAGTTCGACGCGGTGTTGTCGGTGGCGCCGGACCACGCGGCCGCGAAGCGGGGCGTGGACGGCGTGCAGGTGGCCTGGGCGAGGCGCTGGTTCGGCACCGGTGAGGGACTGGAGAAGGCCGGCAAGCTGGGCAACGCGCTGGTGGCCTACGTCCGCGCGGACCAGGAGCGCGTGGGGGCCACGGCGGCGCGGGAGCGGGCCGAGGCCGTGCGCCAGAAGCTGCGGGACGAGGTGGCCTTCCTGGTGGTGGCCTCGCCGGTGGAGGACCGGGCCGGTGCGCCGGACGTGGCGCAGCGGCTGGCCGCCGGGCGGCTGGCGGCCATGCTGCCCACGAAGCTGCCCCTGCGCGTGGTGACGGAGGCCCCGGAGGGCCGCGAGGGCGTGCGGCTGGACCTGGCCCTGGAGCGGGTGTTGCCGCTGCAGGTGGTGGAGGAGTCGCAGCGCACGCAGCGCTATCTGGCTGGAAACCGCTCCGTGCCCAACCCGCGCCGCTCGGGCTTCGAGGGCAAGCTGTTGCAGGCCGAGCGCGCCCTGGAGGACGTGGAGCGCAAGCAGGCCGCGGCGCTGCGCGAGTACCTGCGGATGCAGGCGGAGCTGGGCATGGTGCGGGTGTCCGCCGAGCGCTGCCGTGAGCGCGAGCGCCGTGAGTGCCGCGAGGCGCTCCATGAATGCGGCGAGGCGGCGCGCGAGGTCAGCGGGCCGGGCCAGTTCCCCAGCGAGTGCAACCCGAAGCGCTGCGACACCAAGGCGTGCGTCGCCGAGGAGGTGCTGCTGGTGGCCAAGGCCGCCGCGTCCCTGGAGAAGGAGAAGGCGCTGGAGGCCGCGCTGGACAAGGCGGAGGCCCAGCGCACCCAGGTGCAGCGCCACCGGGACACCACCTTCCGGGAGCCCATCACCGTGGAGGAGCCCATGTATTCGGACTTCGTGTTCGACGTGCAGCTCCACCGCCTCACCGTGACGGCCACCGTCACCGCGGTGATGAGGGACCTGCTCAAGGCGCAGCAGGTGCCGGCCCCCAACACGCAGGACTACGCGGTGGCGCACGAGGACACGGCCCACAAGGGGTATGACCGGTACGGCGTGCTCGCCGACCCCGTGCAGCTCCGCAACGAGCTGGAGCTGCGCGTGGAGGCGGGTGACAAGGCGGCGGCGGACCTCGCCCTCCGCGTGAAGGAGCGCTTCGACGCCTACCGCGGCAAGCGCGTGGAGGACGCCCGCCGCGGCATGGTCCGCCCCGGCGCCGAGGACGTGGTGGAGACCGCCGTGCGCGCGCTGTTGCTCACCGCGGACGCGCCGCCGCAGGACATCCTCCAGCCGCTGGGCCGCGCGCGCGGCCTGAACCGCCCGGAGACCCTGGTGGGCCTCTAAGGGGTTTCCACCGGTAGCGTCGCATTCAAGGACAGGTGAAACTGCGCAAAATGCGGCGGGTGTCTTTTCTCAGGACACTCTGTCTTGTTTCGGGTCAGTCCTGTTTGTGTGGATAACCCCTTATAAATACTGGTTTTCGATCGTTGTTTGTCAAGGCTGCTTACGAAAATGCCCCGACACCTGGAGCCCCTGCGCACCGCGTTGTCCCCGGAGTCGATCAAAAATCTGAATAACACCAATGACTTGGATTCTGGCACGGCGGCTGCTTGGTCGGCTGCGAACCACTCATCCCAACAAGGATGTCCATGTCACAGTCCAAGTTCGTCGGCGCCCTCACGGGCCTGGCGTTGCTCGCCGGTTGCGGCGGCAACGATGGCTCCACCACCACTCCCGAGGAGAACCTCGGCCAGGGGATGTCGTGGGAGGAGTTCCTCGCTCAGGTGTACCAGGAGCCGGAGACGGGCATCTTCATCGCCGACGGTGACACGCCGTTCGCGTCCGAGAAGCACCTGCGTGAGTTCTACGACAACAACGTCAAGAACGGGCAGCTCATCGTCCACCGCGTGGGCGGCCAGGACGCGGCGTGGAGCGCCACCCAGAAGCTGAACCTCACCTACTGTGTGAGCACCACCTTCGGGAGCAACTACAACCGCATGGTCCAGGCGATGGCGTCTGCGACCGCGACGTGGGAGGCCGCTGGCCACGTGGACTTCATCCACGTGAGCGCGCAGGACTCCAACTGCAACGCCAGCAACAACAACGTGCTGTTCGACGTGAGCCCCATCAACGCGGGTGGCCAGTACCTGGCGCGCGCGTTCTTCCCGGGTGACAGCCGCTCGAACCGCAACGTCGTGTTCGACCCCAGCTCCTTCCAGCCCCTGGGCGTCTGGACGCTGGAGGGCATCACCCGCCACGAGCTGGGCCACGTGCTCGGCTTCCGTCACGAGCACACCCGCCCCGAGTCCGGCGCCTGCTTCGAGGACAACAACTGGCGCGCGCTGACCACCTACGACGGTTCGTCCGTCATGCACTACCCGCAGTGCAACGGCACCCAGAACGGCGACCTGGTGCTGACCACGAAGGACGTCCAGGGCATCCAGGCGCTCTACGGTACGCCGAACGGTGAGCCGCCCCCGCCGCCCCCGCCGCCGCCGGAAGGCGACGAGGTGACGGAGACGCGCACGGGCTCCGTCGCGACGGGCGCGAGCGTCAACTACGGCCCCTTCAACGTCGTCCCTGGCTCCACCTTCACCGTGCGGATGACCGGCTCGGGTGACCCGGACCTCTACGTCCGCGCGGGCGCGGCGCCCACCACGACGGCGTACACCTGCCGTCCGTACCTCAGCGGCGCCACGGAGAGCTGCTCCATCGAGATTCCGGCGGGCGTGACCACCGCGTACATCATGGTGCGTGGCTACTCGTCCGCGAACTTCAACCTGACCATCGACTACCTCACGCCCTCCGGCGGCGGCAACGGTGGCACGCCCACCAGCGAGACGCGCTCCGGCTCCGTGGCGCGCAACCAGAACGTGCAGGTCGGCTCCTTCAGCGTGAAGGCCGGCACCAACTTCAAGGTCGTGATGTCGGGCTCGGGTGACCCGGACCTCTACGTCCGCTTCGGCGCGCAGCCCACCACCAGCGCGTACACCTGCCGCCCCTACCTCAGCGGCGCCAACGAGACGTGCGACATCCCGGTGCCCGCGGGCCAGACCACCGCGTACATCATGGTGCGTGGCTACTCGGCCGCCACCTACAACCTGGCCATCAACTACACCAAGCCGTAGTCCAGGGCTCGGCGTAGCGTGAACGACGGGCGGTCTTCCCACCAGGGAAGGCCGCCCGTTGCTTTTGGGGCATGTCGCTGGAGTTCCTGGCGGTGGGCTGAGACGCTGCGCCCGCCATGGGGAACGTCATCGGGCTCTTGGGGGTGTGCATGGTGCTGGGCGTCCTGGCCCGGCACAGCGGGAGGTTCCCGGAGGGCTCCGCCGGGGCGTTCAACACCTTCCTCCTGTACGTGGCGCTGCCCGCGCTGGTGCTGCGCGCCATGCACCAGTTGGTCTTCGTGCCGGAGCTGCTGGTCGCCGCCGCGGTGCCGTGGCTCTACTACCTGGGCGCGGTGCCCTTCTTCCGGTGGCTGGGCCCCCGGCTGGGGCTGTCCGGGCCGTCCGTCATGGCGCTGGTGCTGACCGCGGGCCTGGGCAACACCGCCTTCGTGGGGCTGCCCATGGCGGAGGCCCTGCTGGGGCCCGAGGGCCTGCCGGTGGCGGTGGTGGTGGATCAGCTCGGCTCCTTCCTGGTGCTGTCCTCGCTGGCGACGCTGGCGGCGGCCCGGGCGGGCTCGGACACGCCGCTGTCCTTGCGGCAGCTCGTGCGCAAGGTGGCGACCTTCCCTCCGTTCCTGGCGCTGGTGGTGGCGCTGGTGACGCGGCCCTGGGCCTACCCGGTGTGGCTGGACAGCGTGCTGGAGCGGCTGGGCTCGCTGCTGACGCCGCTGGCGCTGTTCGCCATTGGCCTGCAACTGCGTCTGTCGGGCATCCGGCCCCGGCTGCCCGCGGTGGCCCTGGGCCTGTCCTACAAGCTGCTGCTGGTGCCGGCGCTGACGGCCGTGGGCCTGCTGGCCCTGCCGGGACTGGCGCCGGTGGTGGTGCAGGCCACGCTGCTCCAGGCGGCCATGGGCCCCATGGTGAGCGCGGCCATCCTGGCCGCCGAGCATGACTTGGACCCGGACCTGGCCGTGCTGATGGTGGGGGTGGGCGTGCCGCTCTCCTTCGCGACGGCGCCGCTGATGTTGGCGTTCGTGCGCTGAAGCACGCCCGGCTGCCCCGCGGCCTGTCACGCGGCCGGACCGCTGTCATCCCGGCAGCGCGCTCCTATTTTTGGCGCATGGCTGAGCAACCACCGAAGGCCTCGGGTGCGCCCGGGGGAGACCCACGGCGGATGGAGGT
Proteins encoded in this window:
- a CDS encoding DUF4202 domain-containing protein, whose amino-acid sequence is MLRQLLLSDFRAEGPAAGHGWPLVQQAFPTVQLAPLSAGRGAHVLRLDVSEWNAPAFDPVAWDARVFDAGERTEWLALHLEGASREALVVAALEILTRYQCLVGRRNAASATPLFNRLLARHRSLHDLKQPQVRAEFHRAVDAWQWTLRLRPEVDLPPQAAALFHDVEQPAHGPLPLRAFDRVQPARGADRAVRLLEEAGADDATCRRVRELVTRGERPGSERDVSLLRTAGALSFFSRQSSSYFREAPPEHHRRQVARMLAHLRPEHLRWLGHLRLAPAVRGQLEVLVAAHFPVDVLA
- the traC gene encoding outer membrane exchange accessory lipoprotein TraC encodes the protein MNASVRGPCPAPASSRRWLGALALALALALTGCSAFSRAVKEGDLASQEQQWAEAEAAYLRALAADPEASEVKVKLGKVRQAWSEVVLAEARSVHSTGELDAAMKLLVRALELNADNVSARELLSEVLNARVAKGHAALKAERLQDARAEFDAVLSVAPDHAAAKRGVDGVQVAWARRWFGTGEGLEKAGKLGNALVAYVRADQERVGATAARERAEAVRQKLRDEVAFLVVASPVEDRAGAPDVAQRLAAGRLAAMLPTKLPLRVVTEAPEGREGVRLDLALERVLPLQVVEESQRTQRYLAGNRSVPNPRRSGFEGKLLQAERALEDVERKQAAALREYLRMQAELGMVRVSAERCRERERRECREALHECGEAAREVSGPGQFPSECNPKRCDTKACVAEEVLLVAKAAASLEKEKALEAALDKAEAQRTQVQRHRDTTFREPITVEEPMYSDFVFDVQLHRLTVTATVTAVMRDLLKAQQVPAPNTQDYAVAHEDTAHKGYDRYGVLADPVQLRNELELRVEAGDKAAADLALRVKERFDAYRGKRVEDARRGMVRPGAEDVVETAVRALLLTADAPPQDILQPLGRARGLNRPETLVGL
- a CDS encoding M57 family metalloprotease, coding for MSQSKFVGALTGLALLAGCGGNDGSTTTPEENLGQGMSWEEFLAQVYQEPETGIFIADGDTPFASEKHLREFYDNNVKNGQLIVHRVGGQDAAWSATQKLNLTYCVSTTFGSNYNRMVQAMASATATWEAAGHVDFIHVSAQDSNCNASNNNVLFDVSPINAGGQYLARAFFPGDSRSNRNVVFDPSSFQPLGVWTLEGITRHELGHVLGFRHEHTRPESGACFEDNNWRALTTYDGSSVMHYPQCNGTQNGDLVLTTKDVQGIQALYGTPNGEPPPPPPPPPEGDEVTETRTGSVATGASVNYGPFNVVPGSTFTVRMTGSGDPDLYVRAGAAPTTTAYTCRPYLSGATESCSIEIPAGVTTAYIMVRGYSSANFNLTIDYLTPSGGGNGGTPTSETRSGSVARNQNVQVGSFSVKAGTNFKVVMSGSGDPDLYVRFGAQPTTSAYTCRPYLSGANETCDIPVPAGQTTAYIMVRGYSAATYNLAINYTKP
- a CDS encoding AEC family transporter, with the protein product MGNVIGLLGVCMVLGVLARHSGRFPEGSAGAFNTFLLYVALPALVLRAMHQLVFVPELLVAAAVPWLYYLGAVPFFRWLGPRLGLSGPSVMALVLTAGLGNTAFVGLPMAEALLGPEGLPVAVVVDQLGSFLVLSSLATLAAARAGSDTPLSLRQLVRKVATFPPFLALVVALVTRPWAYPVWLDSVLERLGSLLTPLALFAIGLQLRLSGIRPRLPAVALGLSYKLLLVPALTAVGLLALPGLAPVVVQATLLQAAMGPMVSAAILAAEHDLDPDLAVLMVGVGVPLSFATAPLMLAFVR